The Mesomycoplasma hyopneumoniae J genome contains the following window.
AAATTATCTCATCAAACTGGGAAACTCGGGTTCTAAATTTGGATTTTTTGTTGTTAAATCCTCAGGCTTTTTACAAGCTGCGGCAACAAAAAACAACGGGATAAACAAAAGAATTATCCCTAAAAGTCAAAATTTAAAACTAAATCTCCCGACTTTTGCTTTCATCATCCCACCCCTTAAATTTCGTAGATGAAATTATAACATAAATTTTTTGTTCTACAAGAAAAATTCTAAATTTTTTTGGAGCACGGCAAATCCGAGTTTTTTTTGATCGCTTTACGTAAACTAATAAAAAAATCAAAATCTCAAAATTTAGTACTAAGATTTTGATTTTTATAAAATTTTTGTCAAATTTTTTCAAAAATTATTTTTGACTTGAAGGTTGATCCTCGCTCTGTGGCGGCTGATTTTGATAATAAAATCTGATAATTTCACTAGCTAGATCAACCTTACCATCACGGAATAAAATCCCAATTGTTAACTGGCTCGATAAATTATTTTGGTCATAATAAAGTTTTTTCTGATTATCGGATAAGACAATCATCTGGTTCATAAAAACTAGTTCACCATTTTCATTAAATACCCCAGAACCTGAGGCTCCTGGCCCATTAGCAGTAAAAAATCTTGGCATCCCATTAACAACATAAACACCTTTAAAAATATTTTTACTAAAAGCAAGTTGCGGTCAAAAACCAGCAATTTTGGTGCTATAGTCAATATCTCCATCCTTTCAGATTCTACCATTAATTTTTAAAGGACTAAATGTTTTTGCATAATCCCAGAATTCTTCAAAAGTTTTAAATTGTTCGCGAAAAAAGAGAATTGGACTATCAATTGTAGCACCATTAGCAAAACGGAATGTTGAGATTAAAGATTCTTTATGTCGATCATAGAAAGCAAGAACATCTTTGATATCTTGACGAAATAGTCCGTGGTTAAAATAAAACATTCCTATATCACGGCCATAATTATTAAATCCTTGAGCTAGTCTAAACCAACGATTATGGAGATTAATACTAAAATTAATTATTTCTTCTTGACTTGCATCCCTAATTGGGATATTTCTTTTTTCACCTTCAGTAAAATTTCCTTTAGTCTGAAGTTCGTGAACAGTGCGATCATATTCAGATTTTATTCAGAAAAGGGATAAAAGCCCGGAAAATCCAAGAGAAGATAGATCATTTACCTTATCATTATAATAAAACCGCATAAAAGGATAACCCATTCTTTCTCAGAATGGGCGCCCATTATAATATAAAACATGAGCGTTTGTTAAGAATAGACTCTCACCATCTTTATTATCTAGTAAAATTGCCGTTCCTGGGGAAAAACGAATATTACGTTGAAAAGTTTGTTGATATTTTTGATCTGTATAATCAAGTGATTTAAAGCCGATATAATTTAGTGGGAAATAACGCTGGCGAAAATCTTCATTATAATAACTATGATAAGCAATTTTTGCTAAATCGTTATTTGTTACATTCTCTTTTTTGATTTTATCAAATAAGTAAATATTTAGATCTTCGTTTTTTTGACCTAAAAACATATTTTCGTTTTCTTGTTTGATTCCCTCAGGGGATCCAAGATAAAAAGATTGGTAAATACTTGGAAAATTACCAAAACTAGAATCAAAACCAACT
Protein-coding sequences here:
- a CDS encoding Mhp366/Mhp367 family surface (lipo)protein; translation: MKIWRFFYWLIVSFLPLGVLSCYDKTEITTKKQENQPQNQPQNQPQNQPRKDGDNLTLPSTKKENPESEKNKADENLDFSKKPFNHEGDLENPLNNPMLRGADLLDAAPKSPESDNSGKSKDTIAVDNLIENPSNNTSLGEKLDFSGLNSLLGGQDSLINLQDEEEFRKINQKSQNEFKVEELSSPDQKVVQKVGFDSSFGNFPSIYQSFYLGSPEGIKQENENMFLGQKNEDLNIYLFDKIKKENVTNNDLAKIAYHSYYNEDFRQRYFPLNYIGFKSLDYTDQKYQQTFQRNIRFSPGTAILLDNKDGESLFLTNAHVLYYNGRPFWERMGYPFMRFYYNDKVNDLSSLGFSGLLSLFWIKSEYDRTVHELQTKGNFTEGEKRNIPIRDASQEEIINFSINLHNRWFRLAQGFNNYGRDIGMFYFNHGLFRQDIKDVLAFYDRHKESLISTFRFANGATIDSPILFFREQFKTFEEFWDYAKTFSPLKINGRIWKDGDIDYSTKIAGFWPQLAFSKNIFKGVYVVNGMPRFFTANGPGASGSGVFNENGELVFMNQMIVLSDNQKKLYYDQNNLSSQLTIGILFRDGKVDLASEIIRFYYQNQPPQSEDQPSSQK